Sequence from the Candidatus Pantoea soli genome:
ATATAAATGTGCCTCTCCAGGGGAACAATAAAACAAAATGATATTCCTGCCCTTTACGGCTCCTTTGACCGGGAGCCTTTTTTTGCGTTTAACCGGCCTGCATAAAGTCAGCCCGTTCTGATGCAGCGCAATGGCTTTGTGCTGCTTGTGGCTTGAGAAAATAATAATCAGGTTCGGTTTTCTTTTTATCCAGGCTTACTCTTTACCGGCTGATTTATACTCCCCTGATGATCACCCAGGTTATTTCCTGTTCTGCCCGCATTTTTCTTAACCTTCCCTCAACCCGCTGTTGAAATCCACCTTGTGAAGAAACCGCTTTGTGTTTTATCTGGCATAAAACTCTCCTGACAGATAATCACGGCCGTCATGATAAGGCTTACTCATACAAACTTCAGTCACACCGGTTATAAATATAACGCTGATATTTTATTGATTTATAAAAACGGCGTTGATTGCTTTTTTTAAAAACCCGCACAGAGGGGCATCTGCCCCTCTGAACCCTTTTCAGCGCCCTGCCGGCCGGCAAAACCGTTTTTCCCTGTTGAACACAAAATAGTGATTGATCCGCCAGGCCAGAGCAGATGATATAGGGCGTGCGTGCTGTTCGCCGGTGCGCGTCCGCTGGCCTGTCGCCGGGCTGTCAGGCCGGTGTCGCAGAGTTGTCGGGTCAGGATCGTGGTGGTGACGCGGGCAGACAGGCAAACTTTGCCGTGACCCTCAACCTTGCGGAGACGATAAATGAGCACAACCAACACCTTTCGGGCGCTGCGTCTTGCACGCGCCTGGTCACAGGAACAACTGGCAGAAATGGCCGGGCTGAGCACGCGCACGATCCAGCGAATCGAGAATGGCGAGCGGCCGGGGCGGGAAACATTAAGTGCGCTGGCTGCGGTGTTTGAAGTGAGCGTGGCTGAGCTCACTGGTTCCGCCGTGGCGGAAGAGCACGCGCTGGATCAGAACATTACCGCAGCCAGAGAGAGAATAGCGGCGGAGAGCCGTTTTTACCGCGCCGCGCTCGCTGCCGCCGTGGTCTGCACGCTGCTGTATCTGTTGAACCATTTTACTTCCCCGACCAGTCACTGGTCGCTTTGGGTTGCGGCAATCTGGTTCGCCCTGATTGCGCTGCGCGGGATGCGGATCTTTCTGTTCAGCGGGCTGATTCACACATGGCAGCAAAAACGGCTGCAGCGTTTGCTGCGCAGATAAATACCAGACGGCGAAAACGGCCACACTAATATGCAAACAAGGCAGTGACCCGTTGTAACACGGCAGATAGCGCACATTTCCATGCCCGAATCAGCGTGCAGTTGTGCCACTGCCTGAACACCATCCGGAGACCCCATGCAAATCAGACGTGCCCTGCCTGCCGAAGCCGAAGCCTGCTGGCACATCCGCAACCAGGCTATACGCCATGGCTGCCGGGAAAGCTATGACGCAGCCGTGATTGCGGCCTGGACACCGGATACCATGCCGCAGAGTTACCGGAACGTCATTCGCGCGCAGCCTTTTTTTGTTGCCGTGGACACGGATGATCAACCGGTGGCGACGGGTTTCCTCGACGTGACTTCCGGTGGCGACGGGTTTCCTCGACGTGACTTCCGGCAGCGTCGAGGCAATCTTTACCCTGCCCGCCTTTACAGGCCAGGGATTGGCCAGCCGGATTATTGACGCCATTAAAAGCGAAGCGCGTGCGCGAGGTTTCCTGCAATTAACCCTCTTTGCCACGCCGAATGCGCGGAACTTTTATCAGAAGCAGGGGTTTCATCTGGTGCGGGAATGTTTTTATCCCTCCGCACTAGCGCACGCTGATTTACGCTGCTTTGAAATGATCATAACGCTTCGCTAATTGGCCAGACGCGGCAATCGATATTTTTATAAACCCCCTGTTTATAATGCAGTTACCCCTAATTGTAATATTTATTCTGACGCTGCCTTTAACTGGTTAAATGGTTATATAACTGACCATTCCTGAATAAATAGTCACGCCGGGCATCATAACACCCGTTAAAATAAAAGTTGATCCGCATCAATTAAATATGAGATTGGCGTAATAAACCGTCAGGAGACCGTAAATATACGCCGCAGCACGCCGATACCAGAAGATGCCCGGAGCACACATGCTGATGACTCTGGCCATCCAACCATACAGGGTATCTTCATGAATATGATTAAAAAGCCATTTAACCTGAAAATAGGCGGAAAGTTAGCGCTGGGCTTTTCACTGGTCATTATCTCCTCTTTAATTATCGCCACGCTTGCGCTGCGCTGTTTTTTAAATATTCAGGACAGTTCCGCCAAGCGTGACATCACCGTTGAAATGATGGATACCCTCGCGAAAGCGCGGCTCAATCGCACGCTGTTCCAGTACACGCGTGATAAAAAATTCATCACCATCAACGGTGAAGCGATGAATAAGCTGGCACAGCTGAAACAGCGCCTGGACACATACCAGTGGAATGAAGAGGGCCAGCAAAAGCTGACGATGCTGGGGGATTTGCTCAGCCAGTACAATCAGAAACGTCAGGCCTTTATTGAAAACACCGATAAATCCATTGCTGCGCTGAGCAATCTGAATCTGAAAGCGGTCACTGATGTCGCCGAACAGCTGGCGACACCCGCGTCTTCGGTTCCCGCGGACAGCGTGGTTCCGCTCATCTCCCTTAGCCAGAAAATGGGCCAGATGGTTGCCGCCAGCCAGGCCTTTCTGAAAACCCCGGCAGATGACGCGCTGAATAGCGTAAGTCGCCGGCAGAGTGAAGTGAATGCGCTGATTACGCAGCTGAAAAGCAGCCCGGATGCAGTGGTGAGTGCGCTGGCTAACACCGTTCAGGACAAGACCACGCGGCTTTCGTCGCAGTTAAGTGACTATCAGCAGTTAGCCCGTAATGAAAAGCAGGCTTCCGATGCGATGACGCAGGCTGCGGAAAAACTAAACAGTTCAATGACTGAATTAACTTTCTTCCAGACCCGGACAGCAGAAAGGTATATTGATACCGCGCTGTGGCAGATTGGGATCACCACCATCGCCTGTATTGTGCTCAGCCTGCTGGTGGCGTGGCGCATGACGCGCAACATCACTGTGCCGCTGAAAGAAACGCTGTTCTCCGCGCAACGCATTGCAGAAGGTGATTTGACCACGGATATCACCAGCACCCGCACCGATGAGCTGGGACAGCTGATGGCCGCAGTGGGCGCCATGAACCTGAGCTTACGCACAATTATTACGCGGGTGCGTGATGGCGTGAACAGCGTGGCGCGCGCCTCTTCTGAGATCGCCGCCGGTAATACCGATCTCTCTTCCCGTACCGAACAGCAATCGGCGGCAGTAGTGGAAACGGCAGCCAGCATGGAAGAACTGACCTCAACGGTGAAACAGAACGCTGAAAACGCGCATCATGCCAGCCAGCTGGCAACAGAAGCCTCGCACAACGCCAGCCGTGGTGGCGAGATTATTCACGATGTGATCAACACCATGGGTGGCATCAGCCAGAGCGCCGGTAAAATTGGTGAAATTATCACGGTGATCAACGGGATTGCCTTCCAGACCAATATCCTGGCGCTCAACGCAGCGGTAGAAGCCGCGCGCGCGGGCGAACAGGGCCGGGGTTTTGCGGTGGTGGCGGGCGAAGTGCGCAACCTGGCGCAGCGCAGCTCGCTGGCGGCAAAAGAGATCGAAGCGTTAATCCGCGAATCACTGATGCGGGTGAATGACGGCACCACGCTGGTTAACCGCGCCGGTGACACCATGGGCGATATTGTTAAATCCGTTTCGCAGGTCAGGGATATCATGGGTGAAATCGCGGCGGCCTCTGACGAGCAAAACCGCGGTATTACGCAAATTGCTCAGGCCATGACCGAGATGGATACCACCACCCAGCAAAATGCGGCGCTGGTTGAGGAGTCTTCGGCGGCCGCCAGCAGTCTGGAAGATCAGGCGCTGGAGCTGGAAAAAACCGTCTCCGTATTCCGCGTTCCCGCTTCAGGACGGCTGGCACCGGTCGCACAGGTGCAGAAAAGCGTCAAACCGGCCCCGGCGGTAATGGCGACAGCCAGTGCCAACTGGGAAACGTTCTAACTTTACGCATTCATCACAGGGACAGACGCAGCCAGAAAGGCGCCTGCTCCCTGCTTTCTGCCGCTATGGGCTCTCCGCCACTCCACTGCCTTACCCTTCCCTTTAACACCCGTCAACGCGCTGAAGCTCTCCTCAGTGGTCTGTCGCTTCCGCCTCAAACCAGGGCGTAATCAGCAGATGGGGAATGGCGAGGGCGGCGAGCGCGGCAAACAGCGAGCGGATACCCCGTGTATCGCCCGGCTGCATCATGCAGACCGTGATGGCTGCCAGCGCTAACGCGCTCAGCAGCACCGGCCAGGTGGCGCGCAGATAAGCTATATAGCCGGTACAGCCCAGTTGTTCGCGCCGCTGTGCTGTCTGCGGCAGGGCGTGCAGGATCAGGAAACCCATAGAAAAACCGACAAAAGGCGGCAGCAGCAGTAAGGCGAGCGTACCGGCGATAAGGCGCCAGTTGCGCTGCGTCACGCCGACGATCAACAACGCCGCTGCGGTGACACCGCCCGCCAGCGCCATGGCGGTGGTCAGGGCATCCAGGGCGGCGGCGTCCAGTCCGGCGCTG
This genomic interval carries:
- a CDS encoding helix-turn-helix domain-containing protein, with product MSTTNTFRALRLARAWSQEQLAEMAGLSTRTIQRIENGERPGRETLSALAAVFEVSVAELTGSAVAEEHALDQNITAARERIAAESRFYRAALAAAVVCTLLYLLNHFTSPTSHWSLWVAAIWFALIALRGMRIFLFSGLIHTWQQKRLQRLLRR
- a CDS encoding methyl-accepting chemotaxis protein codes for the protein MNMIKKPFNLKIGGKLALGFSLVIISSLIIATLALRCFLNIQDSSAKRDITVEMMDTLAKARLNRTLFQYTRDKKFITINGEAMNKLAQLKQRLDTYQWNEEGQQKLTMLGDLLSQYNQKRQAFIENTDKSIAALSNLNLKAVTDVAEQLATPASSVPADSVVPLISLSQKMGQMVAASQAFLKTPADDALNSVSRRQSEVNALITQLKSSPDAVVSALANTVQDKTTRLSSQLSDYQQLARNEKQASDAMTQAAEKLNSSMTELTFFQTRTAERYIDTALWQIGITTIACIVLSLLVAWRMTRNITVPLKETLFSAQRIAEGDLTTDITSTRTDELGQLMAAVGAMNLSLRTIITRVRDGVNSVARASSEIAAGNTDLSSRTEQQSAAVVETAASMEELTSTVKQNAENAHHASQLATEASHNASRGGEIIHDVINTMGGISQSAGKIGEIITVINGIAFQTNILALNAAVEAARAGEQGRGFAVVAGEVRNLAQRSSLAAKEIEALIRESLMRVNDGTTLVNRAGDTMGDIVKSVSQVRDIMGEIAAASDEQNRGITQIAQAMTEMDTTTQQNAALVEESSAAASSLEDQALELEKTVSVFRVPASGRLAPVAQVQKSVKPAPAVMATASANWETF
- a CDS encoding Brp/Blh family beta-carotene 15,15'-dioxygenase encodes the protein MTLPQQCAGWGILWGAALAASFSPPVCQLLFAVIAIGVIGMAHGASDLAIVRPERQPLFLIGYGVAMVLCLIWWHISPALALPGFLLASALHFALEDAPDGSLPERLARGISLIATPATLHAAGWRTILHSAGLDAAALDALTTAMALAGGVTAAALLIVGVTQRNWRLIAGTLALLLLPPFVGFSMGFLILHALPQTAQRREQLGCTGYIAYLRATWPVLLSALALAAITVCMMQPGDTRGIRSLFAALAALAIPHLLITPWFEAEATDH